GGCGATGGGCGAGCATGCGGTCTACGATGCGAACGGCCAGCTCGTGACCGGCTCCTTCATGGATTACTGGATGCCGCGTGCGGGCGATTTCCCGCATTTCGATGTGAGCTACAACGAGATTCCGGCGCAGTCGAACGCGCTGGGCGTGAAAGGTGCGGGTGAAGCCGGGACAGTCGGCGCGCCGGCGGCCTTCATCAACGCGGTGATCGACGCGCTTCGGCCATACGGGATCGAGGAAATCGACATGCCGGTGACGCCGCTGAAACTCTGGAATATCGTGCGGGGCGAGCGCAGCGCGGCGGAGTAGACAACAAAGGGGGGATTGCGGTCGCCATTTTCTTCATGGCTGCCGCAAAAGATTTCTGCCTTCCGCCGGATGCGCATGGCGGCCGGCTGGGAACGAGGGGTCGCGTCATGTGGGCCGGGCGGTTCGAATTCGGCGACGGATGGGCTGTCTATCGCGGGCCGGCGGATGCGAACACGGCACATCGCCATGCCGCGATCCAGATTGCGGTGGCGAGAGAGGGTATGGTGGGGGTACGGTGCGGCGATGTTACGACGCGCGCCCGGACGGTGATCATTCCCTCGATGGTGCGCCATGAATTGCTGTCGCAGGCAACATCCGTGACGGCGTTTTATCTGGAGGCGGAAGGGCTTCCGGGACGTGCGTTGCGGACCCTTTGTCCAGGCGATCAGGCGATGCCCGCGCCACCTGCCATTGATGGTTTGCTCGGGGAGAGCGATCCGCCGGAAGCGATGGAAGGACTGTCGGCGCTGCTTGCAGTACGCGAGACGGGGCCCATCGACCCAAGGCTTTCCAGCGCGCTTGCCTGCTTGCGGCATGGGCCCGGCGCTCCCGGCGCCGTGGGAAAGGCCGCAAAGGCGGCAGGCATATCTGCTCCGCGATTGCGCGAACTGGCGCGAGCGGAGTTGGGTGTTGCGCTGTCACAATGGCTGTTATGGCAAAAGCTTGCGCGTGCTTCTCATGCGATTGCCGACGGCGCCGGGCTTGCAGAGGCGGCGGCGACAGGCGGCTTTGCCGATCAGGCACATTTCGCGCGGACGATGCGGCGCATGTTCGGTGTGACGCCGCGCATCGCCGCAGACCTGCTCGCCTGAATTTCAGCTCGGTTTCAAGGCACAATATATGCTGATCGAACCGGTATGTGTCGGGAAGACGTGCCGCTCCTCGAAATTGGTGAAGCCTGCCGCCGGGATCAACTCCGCCAGGATGCCCTCGGCGTTCGGCTGTGTGTATTCATAGCCATCGACTGCCTGAACCTGCCGAAAGAGCGTACGCATCAAGAAGGTGCGCTGGAGGCCGAAATCGGCGATGACGAGACGACCACCCGGTTTCAGAACACGGTTCGCCGCCGCAAGGATGCCGGATTTTACCTCCATCGGGCATTGATGGAGGACGAGACTCGACACGACCGCATCCGCAATTTCAGAGCCTGCGATCTGGTCCGCTTCATCGCCGAAGCCCTGCCGCCAGTCGACCTCCACGGCGGCGGCCTCGGCCTTTGCGCGCGCGATGGCGAGTACATCGGGGTCGGGATCAATGCCAATGATGCGTATGCCGGGCACGGCCTGTTTCAGAAGGATTGCCTGCGAGCCGGTTCCGGCGCCAATGTCGACGACCGTCTCGCCTGTTTGAAGAGCGAGGGCGTTCACGACGAGCGGTCGCCAGCGTTTCTCGCGTGTCATTACGGCGATCACCTTGTCGTAGCTGTTCGTGAATTCCGACTTCCCCAGGGCGGGGACGAAGCTGCGTTCCTGCATGACCATCTCCTTTGTACGAGCGATATCTAGGAGAAGCGGTTTGCACAGGTCTTGAACGAAACGCTGAGAGGGAACCGCAGGGCCGATGCGAGCGTTTCAGCGGCAGGGAGGGCATCCATGAGAGACAACCCCGAAGGTGAAGCCATCGAATGCGACGTGCCAGCGCGGCTAGACCGGCTGCCATGGGGACGCTTCC
Above is a window of Parvibaculum lavamentivorans DS-1 DNA encoding:
- a CDS encoding helix-turn-helix domain-containing protein, producing MAAAKDFCLPPDAHGGRLGTRGRVMWAGRFEFGDGWAVYRGPADANTAHRHAAIQIAVAREGMVGVRCGDVTTRARTVIIPSMVRHELLSQATSVTAFYLEAEGLPGRALRTLCPGDQAMPAPPAIDGLLGESDPPEAMEGLSALLAVRETGPIDPRLSSALACLRHGPGAPGAVGKAAKAAGISAPRLRELARAELGVALSQWLLWQKLARASHAIADGAGLAEAAATGGFADQAHFARTMRRMFGVTPRIAADLLA
- a CDS encoding class I SAM-dependent methyltransferase; translated protein: MQERSFVPALGKSEFTNSYDKVIAVMTREKRWRPLVVNALALQTGETVVDIGAGTGSQAILLKQAVPGIRIIGIDPDPDVLAIARAKAEAAAVEVDWRQGFGDEADQIAGSEIADAVVSSLVLHQCPMEVKSGILAAANRVLKPGGRLVIADFGLQRTFLMRTLFRQVQAVDGYEYTQPNAEGILAELIPAAGFTNFEERHVFPTHTGSISIYCALKPS